One Bombus vancouverensis nearcticus chromosome 7, iyBomVanc1_principal, whole genome shotgun sequence DNA window includes the following coding sequences:
- the LOC117157963 gene encoding latrophilin Cirl isoform X5: protein MECRKGRRKGLLSGLVFAWLLTSGCTVAARNIDRYDTAYACEGKTLWIECGEGKLIHLIRANYGRFSITICNEHGNTDWSVNCMSPKSFRVLNSECNDQQNCSIVASTLQFGDPCPNTHKYLEAHYRCLSAATTTTTSRPSPPWIMASQPSVWSTAKPTVRPPSRITTPQAQQPPQPPAPSTPTLPITTTPSPTSTRSPVDTEVLEVDQDLISPANVPSANIPAVPPIVPETTQATTTSTFAPWRTSRRTTVPSTLYPESSSNGQWYDYGRQVCPPVIARNLSWNTTRAGDVAVQSCPGGANGLARWRCLARADTAFWHRDSPDLSECRSVWLTTLENRVTEGDVILGISRELSQVTNNSRGLYGGDMMITTKIIKNMAEKMAQDIRTYQDANQREVSVTELLQGVVRTGSNLLDKAQMASWKDLSHQEQMRVATSLLIGLEENAFLLADTLMHEKTITHEGRNILMEVRVLDARNIGDDLEVFPTEAAQQRWAASNDRVELTRGALLENSEGGIVRLVFMAFDRLEEILQPQAEVSSLVMNDDPQPLPKRNTTRLLNSKVISASLGKGRHIQLSEPVRVYFKHLSIENVTNPTCVFWDYILSAWSEEGCEIRKTNETHTVCECNHLTNFAVLMDVHAVRLDIAHQVALQIITYIGCIISVVCLVLAILTFQLFRGLKSDRTTIHKNLCVCLLIAEILFVCGIGQTNQRIICGIVAGLLHFFFLCAFAWMFLEGFQLYVMLIEVFEAEKSRLRWYYLVAYGAPLLVVAISCIIDPLSYGTDRYCWLRADNYFIFSFVGPVILVILANLVFLSMAIYMMCRHANTTVAMKSKEHSRLASARAWLRGAIVLVFLLGLTWTFGLLYLNQESVVMAYIFTILNSLQGLFIFVFHCVQNEKVRKEYRKFVRRHSWLPKCLRCSKTVAGSSGGSSGTSGGAGGANGGKDFASHNTSSNPSAPTTDSSGLSPHAASNVGTTTTTSPPNNHNNLTAACNNTNLSINVNLNNLSLRSPVGAHQMHMMAPSNHNRHPAQQEHFF, encoded by the exons GTGCAACGACCAGCAGAACTGCAGCATTGTTGCATCGACGCTGCAATTCGGCGATCCCTGTCCCAACACGCACAAGTACCTCGAGGCGCATTATCGTTGCCTGTCCG CGGCAACAACCACCACAACGTCCCGTCCGAGTCCTCCGTGGATCATGGCTTCTCAGCCAAGCGTTTGGAGCACGGCTAAGCCGACTGTCAGGCCTCCCTCGAGGATTACGACACCCCAGGCTCAACAACCGCCGCAGCCGCCAGCACCGTCCACCCCGACGCTCCCAATAACCACCACGCCAAG TCCCACGTCGACGAGGTCACCGGTCGATACGGAGGTCCTCGAAGTGGACCAAGACTTAATATCTCCTGCAAACGTTCCGTCTGCGAATATACCAGCGGTGCCTCCGATTGTTCCTGAAACCACTCAGGCCACAACCACGTCGACCTTTGCTCCTTGGAGAACGAGTCGAAGGACCACTG TGCCGAGCACGCTGTACCCAGAGTCCAGCTCGAATGGCCAATGGTACGACTACGGTAGACAAGTGTGTCCCCCGGTGATAGCCAGGAACCTGTCGTGGAACACGACCAGAGCTGGCGACGTAGCTGTTCAGAGTTGTCCAGGCGGTGCTAACGGTTTGGCGCGTTGGAGATGCCTGGCCAGAGCAGACACGGCCTTCTGGCATCGAGACAGTCCGGATCTGAGCGAGTGTCGCTCCGTTTGGCTCACCACGCTAGAGAACAGGGTAACAGAAGGCGACGTGATCCTCGGAATCAGTCGAGAATTATCGCAAGTGACGAACAACAGCAGAGGTCTCTATGGTGGTGACATGATGATCACGACTAAGATCATCAAGAATATGGCGGAGAAGATGGCACAAGATATAAGAACGTACCAAGACGCGAATCAGAGGGAGGTCAGCGTGACCGAGCTGCTGCAAGGTGTCGTGAGGACGGGCAGCAATCTGCTTGACAAGGCGCAAATGGCGTCTTGGAAGGATCTCAGCCATCAGGAGCAGATGAGAGTCGCGACCTCTTTATTGATCGGACTCGAGGAGAACGCGTTTTTGTTGGCCGACACGCTGATGCACGAGAAAACGATCACTCATGAAGGGAGGAACATAC TAATGGAAGTACGCGTTCTGGATGCCCGGAATATCGGCGATGATCTAGAAGTGTTCCCGACGGAGGCAGCTCAACAGAGATGGGCAGCTTCGAACGATCGTGTCGAGTTAACCAGAGGAGCTTTGCTGGAGAACAGCGAGGGTGGCATTGTCCGTTTGGTCTTCATGGCCTTTGACAGGCTCGAGGAGATCTTACAGCCGCAAGCTGAGGTATCATCGTTAGTCATGAACGACGACCCTCAGCCATTGCCGAAAAGGAACACGACCAGGCTTCTAAATAGTAAAGTGATCTCCGCGTCTTTGGGCAAAGGAAGGCACATACAGCTCAGCGAGCCTGTCAGAGTCTATTTCAAGCATCTGTCCATTGAGAACGTCACCAATCCGACTTGTGTGTTCTGGGATTACATCTTAAG TGCTTGGTCAGAGGAGGGTTGTGAAATACGAAAAACCAACGAAACTCACACAGTGTGCGAGTGCAACCATCTTACAAATTTCGCCGTTCTAATGGACGTGCACGCCGTCAGATTGGATATTGCTCATCAAGTCGCGTTGCAGATCATCACCTATATCGGCTGTATCATTTCCGTGGTTTGCCTGGTTCTGGCAATTTTGACCTTCCAATTATTTCGCGGACTAAAG TCGGATAGAACAACCATCCACAAGAATCTGTGTGTGTGCTTGCTGATCGCGGAAATTTTATTCGTTTGCGGAATCGGACAAACGAATCAGAGAATTATCTGCGGTATCGTCGCTGGATTGttgcatttcttttttctttgtgcATTCGCCTGGATGTTTCTCGAAG GGTTTCAATTATACGTCATGCTGATCGAGGTGTTCGAAGCAGAAAAATCAAGGCTACGCTGGTATTATCTAGTCGCCTACGGTGCTCCGTTGCTGGTCGTAGCCATTTCTTGTATAATCGATCCTCTGAGTTACGGTACCGATCGATATTGCTGGCTACGAGCGGACAACTACTTCATATTCAGCTTCGTTGGACCAGTGATACTCGTTATACTG GCAAACTTGGTATTCCTATCGATGGCGATTTATATGATGTGCCGGCACGCAAACACGACCGTAGCGATGAAGAGTAAGGAGCACTCTCGATTGGCCAGCGCAAG GGCATGGCTGAGAGGAGCGATCGTCTTAGTATTTCTACTGGGACTCACCTGGACCTTCGGGCTTCTCTACTTGAACCAAGAATCCGTCGTGATGGCGTACATCTTCACCATATTGAATAGTCTGCAGGGGCTGTTTATCTTTGTGTTCCATTGCGTTCAGAACGAGAAG GTGAGGAAGGAATACAGGAAGTTCGTGCGCCGCCACTCCTGGCTGCCCAAGTGCCTCAGGTGCTCGAAGACGGTGGCCGGAAGCTCCGGCGGCTCTTCCGGTACCagcggcggcgccggtggtgcTAATGGAGGCAAGGACTTCGCCTCTCACAACACCTCGTCGAATCCGTCGGCGCCGACGACCGATAGCTCCGGATTGTCGCCGCACGCCGCCTCCAATGTGGGTACAACAACGACCACGTCACCGCCGAACAATCACAACAACCTGACCGCCGCCTGTAACAATACGAATCTTTCGATAAACGTGAACCTGAACAATTTGTCGCTGAGGTCGCCGGTCGGGGCACACCAGATGCACATGATGGCACCTAGCAACCACAATAGGCATCCCGCTCAGCAAG
- the LOC117157963 gene encoding latrophilin Cirl isoform X4: MECRKGRRKGLLSGLVFAWLLTSGCTVAARNIDRYDTAYACEGKTLWIECGEGKLIHLIRANYGRFSITICNEHGNTDWSVNCMSPKSFRVLNSECNDQQNCSIVASTLQFGDPCPNTHKYLEAHYRCLSAATTTTTSRPSPPWIMASQPSVWSTAKPTVRPPSRITTPQAQQPPQPPAPSTPTLPITTTPSPTSTRSPVDTEVLEVDQDLISPANVPSANIPAVPPIVPETTQATTTSTFAPWRTSRRTTVPSTLYPESSSNGQWYDYGRQVCPPVIARNLSWNTTRAGDVAVQSCPGGANGLARWRCLARADTAFWHRDSPDLSECRSVWLTTLENRVTEGDVILGISRELSQVTNNSRGLYGGDMMITTKIIKNMAEKMAQDIRTYQDANQREVSVTELLQGVVRTGSNLLDKAQMASWKDLSHQEQMRVATSLLIGLEENAFLLADTLMHEKTITHEGRNILMEVRVLDARNIGDDLEVFPTEAAQQRWAASNDRVELTRGALLENSEGGIVRLVFMAFDRLEEILQPQAEVSSLVMNDDPQPLPKRNTTRLLNSKVISASLGKGRHIQLSEPVRVYFKHLSIENVTNPTCVFWDYILSAWSEEGCEIRKTNETHTVCECNHLTNFAVLMDVHAVRLDIAHQVALQIITYIGCIISVVCLVLAILTFQLFRGLKSDRTTIHKNLCVCLLIAEILFVCGIGQTNQRIICGIVAGLLHFFFLCAFAWMFLEGFQLYVMLIEVFEAEKSRLRWYYLVAYGAPLLVVAISCIIDPLSYGTDRYCWLRADNYFIFSFVGPVILVILANLVFLSMAIYMMCRHANTTVAMKSKEHSRLASASGKEENALPNKLQAHLAWLRGAIVLVFLLGLTWTFGLLYLNQESVVMAYIFTILNSLQGLFIFVFHCVQNEKVRKEYRKFVRRHSWLPKCLRCSKTVAGSSGGSSGTSGGAGGANGGKDFASHNTSSNPSAPTTDSSGLSPHAASNVGTTTTTSPPNNHNNLTAACNNTNLSINVNLNNLSLRSPVGAHQMHMMAPSNHNRHPAQQEHFF, encoded by the exons GTGCAACGACCAGCAGAACTGCAGCATTGTTGCATCGACGCTGCAATTCGGCGATCCCTGTCCCAACACGCACAAGTACCTCGAGGCGCATTATCGTTGCCTGTCCG CGGCAACAACCACCACAACGTCCCGTCCGAGTCCTCCGTGGATCATGGCTTCTCAGCCAAGCGTTTGGAGCACGGCTAAGCCGACTGTCAGGCCTCCCTCGAGGATTACGACACCCCAGGCTCAACAACCGCCGCAGCCGCCAGCACCGTCCACCCCGACGCTCCCAATAACCACCACGCCAAG TCCCACGTCGACGAGGTCACCGGTCGATACGGAGGTCCTCGAAGTGGACCAAGACTTAATATCTCCTGCAAACGTTCCGTCTGCGAATATACCAGCGGTGCCTCCGATTGTTCCTGAAACCACTCAGGCCACAACCACGTCGACCTTTGCTCCTTGGAGAACGAGTCGAAGGACCACTG TGCCGAGCACGCTGTACCCAGAGTCCAGCTCGAATGGCCAATGGTACGACTACGGTAGACAAGTGTGTCCCCCGGTGATAGCCAGGAACCTGTCGTGGAACACGACCAGAGCTGGCGACGTAGCTGTTCAGAGTTGTCCAGGCGGTGCTAACGGTTTGGCGCGTTGGAGATGCCTGGCCAGAGCAGACACGGCCTTCTGGCATCGAGACAGTCCGGATCTGAGCGAGTGTCGCTCCGTTTGGCTCACCACGCTAGAGAACAGGGTAACAGAAGGCGACGTGATCCTCGGAATCAGTCGAGAATTATCGCAAGTGACGAACAACAGCAGAGGTCTCTATGGTGGTGACATGATGATCACGACTAAGATCATCAAGAATATGGCGGAGAAGATGGCACAAGATATAAGAACGTACCAAGACGCGAATCAGAGGGAGGTCAGCGTGACCGAGCTGCTGCAAGGTGTCGTGAGGACGGGCAGCAATCTGCTTGACAAGGCGCAAATGGCGTCTTGGAAGGATCTCAGCCATCAGGAGCAGATGAGAGTCGCGACCTCTTTATTGATCGGACTCGAGGAGAACGCGTTTTTGTTGGCCGACACGCTGATGCACGAGAAAACGATCACTCATGAAGGGAGGAACATAC TAATGGAAGTACGCGTTCTGGATGCCCGGAATATCGGCGATGATCTAGAAGTGTTCCCGACGGAGGCAGCTCAACAGAGATGGGCAGCTTCGAACGATCGTGTCGAGTTAACCAGAGGAGCTTTGCTGGAGAACAGCGAGGGTGGCATTGTCCGTTTGGTCTTCATGGCCTTTGACAGGCTCGAGGAGATCTTACAGCCGCAAGCTGAGGTATCATCGTTAGTCATGAACGACGACCCTCAGCCATTGCCGAAAAGGAACACGACCAGGCTTCTAAATAGTAAAGTGATCTCCGCGTCTTTGGGCAAAGGAAGGCACATACAGCTCAGCGAGCCTGTCAGAGTCTATTTCAAGCATCTGTCCATTGAGAACGTCACCAATCCGACTTGTGTGTTCTGGGATTACATCTTAAG TGCTTGGTCAGAGGAGGGTTGTGAAATACGAAAAACCAACGAAACTCACACAGTGTGCGAGTGCAACCATCTTACAAATTTCGCCGTTCTAATGGACGTGCACGCCGTCAGATTGGATATTGCTCATCAAGTCGCGTTGCAGATCATCACCTATATCGGCTGTATCATTTCCGTGGTTTGCCTGGTTCTGGCAATTTTGACCTTCCAATTATTTCGCGGACTAAAG TCGGATAGAACAACCATCCACAAGAATCTGTGTGTGTGCTTGCTGATCGCGGAAATTTTATTCGTTTGCGGAATCGGACAAACGAATCAGAGAATTATCTGCGGTATCGTCGCTGGATTGttgcatttcttttttctttgtgcATTCGCCTGGATGTTTCTCGAAG GGTTTCAATTATACGTCATGCTGATCGAGGTGTTCGAAGCAGAAAAATCAAGGCTACGCTGGTATTATCTAGTCGCCTACGGTGCTCCGTTGCTGGTCGTAGCCATTTCTTGTATAATCGATCCTCTGAGTTACGGTACCGATCGATATTGCTGGCTACGAGCGGACAACTACTTCATATTCAGCTTCGTTGGACCAGTGATACTCGTTATACTG GCAAACTTGGTATTCCTATCGATGGCGATTTATATGATGTGCCGGCACGCAAACACGACCGTAGCGATGAAGAGTAAGGAGCACTCTCGATTGGCCAGCGCAAG TGGAAAGGAAGAGAATGCTCTTCCCAACAAATTGCAAGCGCACTT GGCATGGCTGAGAGGAGCGATCGTCTTAGTATTTCTACTGGGACTCACCTGGACCTTCGGGCTTCTCTACTTGAACCAAGAATCCGTCGTGATGGCGTACATCTTCACCATATTGAATAGTCTGCAGGGGCTGTTTATCTTTGTGTTCCATTGCGTTCAGAACGAGAAG GTGAGGAAGGAATACAGGAAGTTCGTGCGCCGCCACTCCTGGCTGCCCAAGTGCCTCAGGTGCTCGAAGACGGTGGCCGGAAGCTCCGGCGGCTCTTCCGGTACCagcggcggcgccggtggtgcTAATGGAGGCAAGGACTTCGCCTCTCACAACACCTCGTCGAATCCGTCGGCGCCGACGACCGATAGCTCCGGATTGTCGCCGCACGCCGCCTCCAATGTGGGTACAACAACGACCACGTCACCGCCGAACAATCACAACAACCTGACCGCCGCCTGTAACAATACGAATCTTTCGATAAACGTGAACCTGAACAATTTGTCGCTGAGGTCGCCGGTCGGGGCACACCAGATGCACATGATGGCACCTAGCAACCACAATAGGCATCCCGCTCAGCAAG